The DNA sequence GAAAGAGATTAGAGTATCTTTGATCCATTGTCCTAAGCTTGATTTGTTAAATCCAAACTCTTGATCCAATACAAACTTTTCATAGTATCCAAAAGGGAGTGAAACAATGTAGTTGATTAAAATGAAGCCCATAACTACAGCTATGTTTTTAAAAGCTTCTTCTTGAAGAAAATATAACTCATCTGCTAAGTAGCTTATACCAAAGCCAATCCAAGCCAAAAAAATAAAATACTCTACAAACGTATTTAATAAAGAAAGCTTTTCTTTCGCTACCGCATAGTTTCCTGCTTTTAAAAATTCACTAGGAGCTAATAATACTGCCTCTTGTCTTTTTGCCTGATTGATGTAACCAATCTGCATAATACTTGTATAGATAGAGATCAGTACATATATACTATAGATCCCAATGATCATTGTTAACATTAACTACCTTTTATTTAACGGGAATAGATTTGATTGATTCTTGAACCGGTAAATTGTCTTCAGCATTTGTAAAAACTTTTGAAGCAATTACATAAGCCGATCCTATAATAAGACCTGCTATTATCACTGCCCAAACAATTTTCTTTTTTTCACCTTTTAAAGTATTGTAATCATCAATACCTTCTAATGTCGGTTCACCTGTAACTTTACTCATTCAATATCCTTTCTATATTAACTTTCCACATATTAACACAGAAACTTAAAGAACGGATAAATAATTTTCAATTAGTTTGACGTTTTAAGTCTGTTTTTTATTTTATTTATTCGTCAACTATTCTAAAATATAGTCAACTACTTTTGACTCTATAGTCACTTCTTTAATGAGTTCTACCACTTTTAGATGTTCAGGGTGTACAGCATACGCCTGCAAATCTCTACGAGTTTCAAATGTTGAATATAAAGAGAGGTCCATTGCTCTGTCAGCTTCGGTAAAATTGATCCCAACTTCTATAGTTTTTAGTTCGTCAATCAACTCTTCTAACTTTTCAAGTTTTGCCTGAACCTTTGCTAAATTCAGTGCTTTATTTTCCTCTTTGAATTTAAACATAACTATATGAACTACCATTTCTATTCCACCTCTATATTTTTTCAAATCTTATCAGATTTTAGTTAAAAAATACACCTTTCCAAAAATATTCTGCAATCATTACAATAAAAAATATTCCAAGCAGATTGAGTACTATTCCATAACGGATCATATCTTTTACATGTACAACTCCGCTACTCATTGCTATGGCATTAGGTGGTGTTGCAATCGGAAGCATAAAAGCATATGATCCGCATATAGTAGCTACCATCATAAAAAGTGTCGTATTGATTCCTGCCTGTTCACTTACTGAATAGATCACCGGTAACATAATAGATATTAGTGCCGTATTGGAAGTGATCTCTGTCGCAAACGTAATTATAAAAGCGATACTAAAAAGCAATATAATAGGTGAAAAGTGTGTCATGTTCAATATGTAAGATGCTATTGCATCTGCTAACCCCGTTGCAACAAATGCTTTTGCAATCGAAAATCCTGCACCAAAAAGCATGATAATTGCGTAAGGAATTTTATTGTGATCTTCAATCCAGTCAAGGATCTTAAACGGAGGAATGAAAAGGATCAAACCAAATCCCAATAAAATACCGCTTTCACTAAGCCCCAGCCCATTCCAATACGGTTTGATCGGTGCATTAACAATTAATAGAAGAATCAAAGTCAATAGCAAAAAACTTACTTTTTTTTGTTTTACAGAGAAAGGAGGAAGTTCTATATTACGTTCTACTTTTACATCTTGCACGCCCATACTGAGTAAAAAACTCATAGCAATGATCATAACCACACATAACGGTGCGACCATGACCATCCATTGCATAAACGGTATCATTTCCATACCGTTGTTTTGCATAATTCCTAATAATATCAGATTTGGAGGTGTACCTATAGGAGTTAAAATACCGCCTATACTAGCCCCATATGCAATAGCAAGTGCAAAACGTAATTTTAATTTTTCGTTTGTAGTAATAAAAATTGCGATAGTAATCAGCAATAAAGTTGTCGTAGTATTTGAAAGTATAGCACTTAATAAGCCTGCAGTGATAGCAAGTGAAAGTATCATAGCTCTTGGGGTATCAGGAAAGACATTTAAAATCTTATCTGCTATGCGTATATGCAGCTTTGTTTTTTCAACGGCAATTGCAAGTAAAAATCCCCCTAAAAACAGATAAATTATAGGGTGTGCATAATTGATTGTAGTTTCTTTTGTCGAAATAAATCCAAAGGAAGGAAACAGAATAATCGGTAAAAGTGAAACAACTCCTAAAGGGAGAGCTTCATTTGTCCATAGCGTAACCAAAAAAGCTATATTTCCAAGTAAAAGACTTTGTGTATGGTTAAAAAACTGTGTCCCTAGAAAAAATGTAAAAACTCCTATAACTATAGCAATCAAAACTTTCTTAAATATATGAATATCAGCAGTCAAAACCTTTACCTTTTTACTTAAAATCTAATGTTGACATTTTTTATTTGGAATACAAAGCAAAGAATCTTTAGAGGATTCTACCTGTATTGTTGCATGTCCTATATGAAAGTGGTCATGCAGCTCTTGATGCAGATAATGTAAAAAACTATTATCTATATTCTCATCATACACTACAAGGTGAACCGTTAATGCTATTTCTGTTGTACTCAAAGCCCATATATGAAGATCATGAAATGATTCTATTTTTTCATTGTTCTGTAAAAATTTTTTAATCGCTTCAGTGTCAATTTTACTTGGAACAAAGTCCAAAGCATATGCCGTCGAATCACGAAGAAGATGCCATGTCCCTATAAGAATGACACCGACAATCAGTAAGGTTACAAGAGGATCCAACCAGTTCCAATCTGTATACATCATCACGATCCCAACAACAACAACGCCAAGAGATACTGCCGCATCCGCTGCCATATGTAAAAAAGCTCCACGAATATTGAGATCGTGTTCTTGCCCTTTTACAAAAAGCAGTGCAGTTACGGCATTTATTACAAATCCAATAAGAGCAACAATAATTACCGTCATGCTCTCAACAGGTTTTGGTTCGAAAAATCTTTGAAATGCTTCTATAGTAATAGTACCAAGTGCGAACAATAATAAAATTGCACTGATTAACGATGCAAAAATAGTTACTTTTCTAAAACCGTAAGTTCTGTTAAGAGTCGCCGACTTTGCCGCTAAGAGACTAGCTCCCCATGCAAGCAGTAAACTCAGTACATCACTAAAATTGTGCCCTGCATCAGCAACAAGTGCCAAAGAATCTGATAATAGTCCGTAAACTATCTCAATGACGACAAAAACAATATTGAGTAAAACACCTACCGCAAAAGCAAAGTTGTAATTGTTTACTTCATGATGGTGATGGTGATGATGTTCATGTCCCATAATATAACTCTCTACTTTGAAAGAAGATCTTTGAGTGATTCTAGAGGACTTTTACCTTCTAACATCTCATACACTTCTCTGGCTATTGGGAGATAAAGTTCATTCTGTGTTGCGATTTCGTATAATGCATATGCCGTCCCGATCCCTTCTGCAACTTCACCTAGCTCTTCCAAAATTTTCTCTTGCGTTTTTCCTTCAGCAATTCCAAGCCCTACACGAAAATTCCTACTCATTGTAGAAGATGCCGTTAAAAAAAGATCCCCCGCACCGCTAAGACCTATAAAACTATCTTCTTTTGCACCATAACTTATTCCAAAGCGTGCCATTTCTACAAGTCCACGTGAAATTAGTGCTGCTGCGGCATTTTTCCCCAGTTTTAATCCTTCGCAGATACCGGCAGCAATTGCAATTACATTTTTATAAGCACCCGCTATCTCAGCACCAATAACATCATCTGACGTATAACTCTTAATAAAGTCAGGAAACATTTGAGCAAATTCACTGGCAAGTTCCATATTTTTACTGT is a window from the Sulfurimonas sp. C5 genome containing:
- a CDS encoding Dabb family protein, which encodes MKKYRGGIEMVVHIVMFKFKEENKALNLAKVQAKLEKLEELIDELKTIEVGINFTEADRAMDLSLYSTFETRRDLQAYAVHPEHLKVVELIKEVTIESKVVDYILE
- a CDS encoding DASS family sodium-coupled anion symporter; this encodes MTADIHIFKKVLIAIVIGVFTFFLGTQFFNHTQSLLLGNIAFLVTLWTNEALPLGVVSLLPIILFPSFGFISTKETTINYAHPIIYLFLGGFLLAIAVEKTKLHIRIADKILNVFPDTPRAMILSLAITAGLLSAILSNTTTTLLLITIAIFITTNEKLKLRFALAIAYGASIGGILTPIGTPPNLILLGIMQNNGMEMIPFMQWMVMVAPLCVVMIIAMSFLLSMGVQDVKVERNIELPPFSVKQKKVSFLLLTLILLLIVNAPIKPYWNGLGLSESGILLGFGLILFIPPFKILDWIEDHNKIPYAIIMLFGAGFSIAKAFVATGLADAIASYILNMTHFSPIILLFSIAFIITFATEITSNTALISIMLPVIYSVSEQAGINTTLFMMVATICGSYAFMLPIATPPNAIAMSSGVVHVKDMIRYGIVLNLLGIFFIVMIAEYFWKGVFFN
- a CDS encoding cation diffusion facilitator family transporter; translated protein: MGHEHHHHHHHEVNNYNFAFAVGVLLNIVFVVIEIVYGLLSDSLALVADAGHNFSDVLSLLLAWGASLLAAKSATLNRTYGFRKVTIFASLISAILLLFALGTITIEAFQRFFEPKPVESMTVIIVALIGFVINAVTALLFVKGQEHDLNIRGAFLHMAADAAVSLGVVVVGIVMMYTDWNWLDPLVTLLIVGVILIGTWHLLRDSTAYALDFVPSKIDTEAIKKFLQNNEKIESFHDLHIWALSTTEIALTVHLVVYDENIDNSFLHYLHQELHDHFHIGHATIQVESSKDSLLCIPNKKCQH
- a CDS encoding NAD(P)H-dependent glycerol-3-phosphate dehydrogenase; translation: MQKIAVIGAGKWGSALAYAFSEKNEVVITSRTKRELNNFVTLGEALSCKYLVIAVPAQQVSQWLKDNFVFNGQKVLVVSKGIEAKTGKFLNEIYHEYVPESNIAFLSGPSFAAEVIQALPTALVVNSKNMELASEFAQMFPDFIKSYTSDDVIGAEIAGAYKNVIAIAAGICEGLKLGKNAAAALISRGLVEMARFGISYGAKEDSFIGLSGAGDLFLTASSTMSRNFRVGLGIAEGKTQEKILEELGEVAEGIGTAYALYEIATQNELYLPIAREVYEMLEGKSPLESLKDLLSK